In Engraulis encrasicolus isolate BLACKSEA-1 chromosome 24, IST_EnEncr_1.0, whole genome shotgun sequence, a single genomic region encodes these proteins:
- the LOC134441750 gene encoding solute carrier family 22 member 7-like isoform X2 yields the protein MKFEDVLLEVNGFGRYQALILTLSFLGRFSLPCHFMLNNFIAAIPSHHCDINGLDTDGAFANLTAEQRRTASIPLEQDGEPSSCLMFSEPQFHLLSNSSNTTDLPAAELCQNGWVFDNSTFKSTLASEWDLVCKNKGLNKATATIFFIGVMFGALTFGSLSDRYGRRNMLLVSYILGMVFGLISAFSTSYIMFAVLRFLTGFGITGIPIVSSVLVVEWVDIEHRKLVGVVDSLSWTFGHLTFPLIAYCIRDWRWLTIAVTCPVIPAIISWWWVPESARWLIATGQLEKAQYYLHKCARMNQREATSTKPENLALIVQPDKSGRKYTFLDLVRTPKMRQLSILTGLTWFGVASTTYGIRFNITGFGVDMYLTQFIYAAIDLPAKFLVYYLLEKFGRRKTEVGSLFLTGVCLGINIFVPKAHAAARTIVATLAKGFCGVSFGTVVLYSSELYPTVIRQNGMGYNSSMGRLGVAVAPLILLLDDIWASLPQVVLCSIAILTSLIANFLPETRGKCLPETIEDIERPKV from the exons ATGAAGTTTGAGGATGTTCTTTTGGAAGTCAATGGTTTCGGACGATACCAGGCGCTCATCTTGACCCTTAGCTTTCTTGGCCGTTTCAGTTTACCATGTCATTTCATGTTAAACAATTTTATAGCAGCTATTCCATCACATCATTGCGACATCAATGGTCTGGACACCGATGGTGCCTTCGCCAATCTCACTGCTGAGCAGAGGCGGACTGCCAGTATCCCATTAGAACAAGATGGAGAACCCTCATCCTGTCTGATGTTTTCCGAGCCCCAGTTCCACCTGCTGTCCAACTCCTCCAACACCACCGACCTTCCTGCTGCTGAGCTGTGCCAGAATGGATGGGTATTTGACAACAGCACTTTCAAAAGCACTCTTGCCTCAGAG TGGGACTTGGTGTGTAAGAACAAAGGCTTGAACAAAGCCACAGCCACCATTTTCTTCATAGGAGTCATGTTTGGAGCTTTGACTTTTGGGAGCCTCAGTGACAG GTATGGAAGGAGGAATATGCTGCTTGTCTCCTACATATTGGGGATGGTCTTTGGATTGATCAGTGCCTTTTCTACCTCCTACATAATGTTTGCTGTGCTGCGGTTCCTCACTGGCTTCGGTATCACTGGCATACCCATTGTCTCCTCTGTGCTAG TTGTGGAGTGGGTCGACATTGAACACAGAAAATTGGTGGGTGTTGTGGACAGCTTATCATGGACATTTGGGCATCTCACTTTCCCCCTCATCGCCTATTGCATCAGAGACTGGAGGTGGCTTACCATTGCTGTGACGTGTCCAGTCATTCCAGCCATAATATCCTGGTG GTGGGTTCCAGAATCCGCCAGATGGTTAATTGCCACGGGGCAGCTGGAGAAGGCCCAGTATTATCTGCATAAATGTGCCAGAATGAACCAGAGAGAGGCGACCTCCACTAAACCTGAG AACCTTGCCTTGATTGTACAGCCTGACAAGAGTGGAAGGAAGTACACTTTCTTGGATCTAGTGAGGACACCAAAAATGAGACaactgtcaatattgacaggccTTACATG GTTTGGGGTTGCTTCAACAACCTATGGAATCCGTTTTAACATCACAGGATTCGGAGTAGACATGTACCTCACGCAGTTCATATATGCCGCCATTGATCTTCCTGCGAAATTCTTGGTGTACTACCTGCTGGAAAAGTTTGGTCGCCGCAAAACTGAAGTAGGATCTCTCTTTCTGACGGGTGTCTGTCTTGGTATTAACATATTTGTTCCCAAAG CTCATGCAGCGGCACGGACCATAGTAGCAACTCTGGCTAAAGGCTTCTGTGGCGTGTCTTTTGGCACAGTGGTTCTCTACTCCTCGGAGCTGTACCCTACAGTAATCAG GCAAAATGGGATGGGCTACAACTCCTCCATGGGTCGACTAGGAGTGGCAGTAGCTCCCTTGATCCTGCTCCTGGATGATATCTGGGCCAGTCTTCctcag GTGGTCTTGTGCTCTATTGCCATTCTGACCAGTCTGATTGCCAATTTCCTGCCAGAGACCCGGGGCAAGTGCCTACCAGAGACCATTGAAGACATTGAAAGACCCAAG GTGTGA
- the LOC134441750 gene encoding solute carrier family 22 member 7-like isoform X1, with product MKFEDVLLEVNGFGRYQALILTLSFLGRFSLPCHFMLNNFIAAIPSHHCDINGLDTDGAFANLTAEQRRTASIPLEQDGEPSSCLMFSEPQFHLLSNSSNTTDLPAAELCQNGWVFDNSTFKSTLASEWDLVCKNKGLNKATATIFFIGVMFGALTFGSLSDRYGRRNMLLVSYILGMVFGLISAFSTSYIMFAVLRFLTGFGITGIPIVSSVLVVEWVDIEHRKLVGVVDSLSWTFGHLTFPLIAYCIRDWRWLTIAVTCPVIPAIISWWWVPESARWLIATGQLEKAQYYLHKCARMNQREATSTKPENLALIVQPDKSGRKYTFLDLVRTPKMRQLSILTGLTWFGVASTTYGIRFNITGFGVDMYLTQFIYAAIDLPAKFLVYYLLEKFGRRKTEVGSLFLTGVCLGINIFVPKAHAAARTIVATLAKGFCGVSFGTVVLYSSELYPTVIRQNGMGYNSSMGRLGVAVAPLILLLDDIWASLPQVVLCSIAILTSLIANFLPETRGKCLPETIEDIERPKVLVSETNEKV from the exons ATGAAGTTTGAGGATGTTCTTTTGGAAGTCAATGGTTTCGGACGATACCAGGCGCTCATCTTGACCCTTAGCTTTCTTGGCCGTTTCAGTTTACCATGTCATTTCATGTTAAACAATTTTATAGCAGCTATTCCATCACATCATTGCGACATCAATGGTCTGGACACCGATGGTGCCTTCGCCAATCTCACTGCTGAGCAGAGGCGGACTGCCAGTATCCCATTAGAACAAGATGGAGAACCCTCATCCTGTCTGATGTTTTCCGAGCCCCAGTTCCACCTGCTGTCCAACTCCTCCAACACCACCGACCTTCCTGCTGCTGAGCTGTGCCAGAATGGATGGGTATTTGACAACAGCACTTTCAAAAGCACTCTTGCCTCAGAG TGGGACTTGGTGTGTAAGAACAAAGGCTTGAACAAAGCCACAGCCACCATTTTCTTCATAGGAGTCATGTTTGGAGCTTTGACTTTTGGGAGCCTCAGTGACAG GTATGGAAGGAGGAATATGCTGCTTGTCTCCTACATATTGGGGATGGTCTTTGGATTGATCAGTGCCTTTTCTACCTCCTACATAATGTTTGCTGTGCTGCGGTTCCTCACTGGCTTCGGTATCACTGGCATACCCATTGTCTCCTCTGTGCTAG TTGTGGAGTGGGTCGACATTGAACACAGAAAATTGGTGGGTGTTGTGGACAGCTTATCATGGACATTTGGGCATCTCACTTTCCCCCTCATCGCCTATTGCATCAGAGACTGGAGGTGGCTTACCATTGCTGTGACGTGTCCAGTCATTCCAGCCATAATATCCTGGTG GTGGGTTCCAGAATCCGCCAGATGGTTAATTGCCACGGGGCAGCTGGAGAAGGCCCAGTATTATCTGCATAAATGTGCCAGAATGAACCAGAGAGAGGCGACCTCCACTAAACCTGAG AACCTTGCCTTGATTGTACAGCCTGACAAGAGTGGAAGGAAGTACACTTTCTTGGATCTAGTGAGGACACCAAAAATGAGACaactgtcaatattgacaggccTTACATG GTTTGGGGTTGCTTCAACAACCTATGGAATCCGTTTTAACATCACAGGATTCGGAGTAGACATGTACCTCACGCAGTTCATATATGCCGCCATTGATCTTCCTGCGAAATTCTTGGTGTACTACCTGCTGGAAAAGTTTGGTCGCCGCAAAACTGAAGTAGGATCTCTCTTTCTGACGGGTGTCTGTCTTGGTATTAACATATTTGTTCCCAAAG CTCATGCAGCGGCACGGACCATAGTAGCAACTCTGGCTAAAGGCTTCTGTGGCGTGTCTTTTGGCACAGTGGTTCTCTACTCCTCGGAGCTGTACCCTACAGTAATCAG GCAAAATGGGATGGGCTACAACTCCTCCATGGGTCGACTAGGAGTGGCAGTAGCTCCCTTGATCCTGCTCCTGGATGATATCTGGGCCAGTCTTCctcag GTGGTCTTGTGCTCTATTGCCATTCTGACCAGTCTGATTGCCAATTTCCTGCCAGAGACCCGGGGCAAGTGCCTACCAGAGACCATTGAAGACATTGAAAGACCCAAGGTACTCGTGTCAGAGACTAATGAAAAG GTGTGA